The following are from one region of the Epinephelus fuscoguttatus linkage group LG11, E.fuscoguttatus.final_Chr_v1 genome:
- the ccnk gene encoding cyclin-K has translation MLKSSAAGPSTVASPQPMKEFKENSSGQTILDHIKPCWYWDKKDLAHTPSQSEGLDPGTEARYRREGARFIFDVGTRLGLHYDTLATGIIYFHRFYMFHSFKQFPRYVTGACCLFLAGKVEETPKKCKDIIKTARSLLNDVQFAQFGDDPKEEVMVLERILLQTIKFDLQVEHPYMFLLRYVKQLKGEKNKVCKVLQMAWTFVNDSLCTMLSLQWEPEIIAVAVMYLAGRLCKFDIQEWTTKQSSRRWWEQFVQDVPVELLEDICHQILDLYSQGNKPIPQQIQEKERASAPQAPIPPIPQGVPPAPNPPPPPPKKTSPQGGSPARQLKRSHTSPKDEPKAPEQVGSKIPRLESPMPPLPTSQPPPDRKAPAPAPPTEAEPLNETAPPPPHAPPPHQPPPLPHRPPPPPPSNYIMSTSSSYMSGEGYQSLQSMMKTEGPSYAPMPPSYAPPIPPYHPHVYPPPAAPPPGPPPPPSNYPPPNLPPTYPPPGYNNYPPPPPPRMPPGHVPPPVIGLPPAGYPPPPPVPPGQSQVPLPPPPGMPMNHGGWMR, from the exons ATGTTAAAG TCCAGTGCAGCGGGTCCATCCACCGTTGCCTCTCCTCAGCCAATGAAGGAATTCAAGGAGAATTCATCAGGCCAAACAATCCTGGACCACATCAAGCCATGCTGGTACTGGGACAAGAAGGATTTAGCCCACACCCCCTCTCAGTCTGAAGGCCTGGACCCTGGCACAGAGGCTCGGTATCGGAGAGAAGGAGCCCGCTTCATTTTTGATGTGGGGACAAGACTTGGCCT ACACTATGACACACTGGCTACTGGCATCATATATTTCCACCGCTTCTACATGTTTCACTCCTTCAAGCAGTTTCCCAGATAT GTGACAGGTGCTTGCTGTCTTTTTCTGGCTGGGAAAGTGGAGGAAACCCCAAAGAAGTGTAAAGACATCATCAAAACAGCGCGCAGCTTACTGAACGATGTGCAGTTTGCCCAGTTTGGAGATGATCCAAAG GAAGAGGTGATGGTGTTGGAGAGAATTTTGCTCCAGACTATCAAATTTGACCTGCAGGTGGAGCACCCTTACATGTTCCTGCTGCGATACGTCAAGCAACTCAAAG GAGAGAAGAATAAAGTGTGCAAGGTGCTACAAATGGCGTGGACCTTTGTCAATGACAG CCTGTGCACCATGCTGTCCCTGCAGTGGGAACCAGAGATCATTGCGGTAGCCGTCATGTACTTGGCTGGCCGCCTCTGTAAGTTTGACATCCAGGAGTGGACCACCAAGCAGTCGTCACGCCGCTGGTGGGAGCAGTTTGTCCAGGACGTCCCAGTAGAGCTGCTTGAAG ACATCTGCCACCAGATCCTGGATCTGTACTCGCAGGGGAACAAGCCCATCCCTCAGCAGAtacaggagaaggagagggcGTCTGCTCCTCAGGCCCCCATTCCTCCAATCCCACAGGGTGTACCACCAGCCCCTAACCCTCCGCCCCCACCACCAAAGAAGACTTCCCCTCAGGGAGGCAGCCCTGCACGCCAGCTCAAGCGCTCACAT aCATCCCCAAAAGATGAACCAAAGGCTCCAG AACAAGTTGGATCAAAGATTCCTCGACTGGAGAGCCCGATGCCTCCTCTGCCTACATCGCAGCCTCCCCCAG ACCGAAAAGCCCCTGCTCCAGCCCCGCCCACAGAAGCAGAGCCATTAAATGAAACCGCTCCTCCTCCGCCGCACGCTCCACCTCCACATCAGCCTCCTCCCCTACCCCAtcgccctcctccacctccgccCTCCAACTACATCATGTCCACCAGCAGCTCCTACATGTCCGGAGAAGGCTACCAGAGCCTGCAGTCAATGATGAAGACGGAAGGTCCCTCCTACGCCCCCATGCCGCCCAGCTACGCACCCCCAATACCGCCATATCACCCCCACGTCTACCCACCGCCTGCAGCACCACCTCCAggccctccacctcctccttccaACTACCCACCACCCAACTTGCCACCAACGTATCCGCCACCAGGCTACAACAACtaccctccaccaccacctccacgcATGCCGCCAGGCCACGTACCCCCTCCAGTTATAGGTCTCCCACCTGCTGGgtaccctcctccacccccagTGCCCCCAGGACAGTCACAGGTACCCCTGCCCCCGCCGCCTGGCATGCCGATGAATCATGGCGGGTGGATGAGATGA